AGCGTTTGCACCATCATTCTGACGCTTCTGGGAGTCCAATTGCGGATCAGGGAAATCGTGAAATTCGACAGGGCTAGGGAAAAGATTACGCCCAAACCCATAATCAGGCTGTTCATCATCAGGTTGGTAACCGCCAAGGCTGAACAGATGCCCAGTATCTGTCTCCAGATGGAGTTTTCTTTGAATGCAGCGATGCTAAATATCTCAGTCTTTTTCATTTGCTTTCGTTCCGTAATACTTGTATATGTAATTGAACTCGTCCTGTAACATCTTTATTACCGAGTCCGAGGTAATGGTGGCCCCGGTAACGCGCTTTAGCTGACTATCATTTACCGGACTTTGGGCTTCGGCTATAAACTCATATTTCTGAGTAACATCATCGGAGGAATCAGGATTCACAACAAAGAGCCGATTGCGGAATTGATCCAAAAACCATTCTTCTTCGATGCGAGCGCCCAAACCCGGAGTTTCTTGTTGATCTACGATGGCTAAGCTATAGATCGTGCGGAAGTCGGTGCTAGTGGAGACCAGAGCTCGCATTGATCCCCAAAGCCCCTTACCTCCGATTTCGAAACAATAGGCTACAGTGCTGTCATGCACCACAGCGCGATAGACCTTGCGTTCAAAACCCTTATCTTCCATGCTTTGGACGTATTTATGGAAAGATTCCGGATATGCTGCCGTGATATCATCTGCAGAACCAGCATCAGCATCGGCGATAGCTTGCGCTAGAGTACCGAGAATGCGTCTCTCGTAGGTTTCAGTTAAATAGGCTTCTATCTTGCTTTCACTCAGTCGGTACATCACGCTGAGGATACCGGTAAAGATCAACACTATTATCAGCATGAAGACTATGGGGAACCAGAAGCTATCTTTCATTTCCTGCCTACCTTTTCCAGACAGTATTCAAT
The Candidatus Cloacimonadota bacterium genome window above contains:
- a CDS encoding FMN-binding protein; protein product: MKDSFWFPIVFMLIIVLIFTGILSVMYRLSESKIEAYLTETYERRILGTLAQAIADADAGSADDITAAYPESFHKYVQSMEDKGFERKVYRAVVHDSTVAYCFEIGGKGLWGSMRALVSTSTDFRTIYSLAIVDQQETPGLGARIEEEWFLDQFRNRLFVVNPDSSDDVTQKYEFIAEAQSPVNDSQLKRVTGATITSDSVIKMLQDEFNYIYKYYGTKANEKD